The following nucleotide sequence is from Anopheles stephensi strain Indian chromosome 3, UCI_ANSTEP_V1.0, whole genome shotgun sequence.
AGTGGGCAAGTACCGTGATTGCTTCGAGCTGCGACACGATGTAGTCGATCGACTGTACCAGGATCCGATCGCGTCGCGTTACTCTATCCAAATTGTTGCACAGCTGATGTATCACACTGATCACGATATTCGTAAGATTGCCTGGAGGCAAACAGGTCAAGCAGGCCGTTATCATGTCGGTCCAGTTCTTGTGCACGTGCTGCAGCCGATCGCACGCGAGCGCGGACAGGATCGTTGACAGGAACATGGGTTGCTGGGCGAGCAGCAGATTCGGGGTGTACCGGTACGTACGCTTGGTTTCCGGCGCGACTTTAGTCGGAGAAGCGCTCGAAGTAGTGCCAGAGCTCCCGCTCTTCCCGCTCGCCGTTGAACTCCCAGCGATATTGGGTGTCCCCGAAGCTGCCGCCGTTGCTGCAGCTCCTTCTCCACCGTCCGCCCGCTGCAGAGTGATCTCATGCTCTAGCTTCAGCAGTGCCAACAGCAGCCGAAGAAGCTCGATCTGGTATGCTTCCGCATTCTGCCGCGTGCTTTCCGGATCGCTGTACCGAAGAACCTCATCCGCTGGGCAAGTGTAGCCACCGGGGCTCGAGAAGTAATTCACCGAGGATGCCAAGCAGTAGAGCACAATCTTCTGCACCTTACACTTGTCCAGCAGGTCCGCTACGTAGTTGGCAAGATTTTTGCCCACATCCCGAACCACCGCCAGCAACTCGCCGAAGATTGTGGTCATCAGCTCGATGCACTCGAGCTGAATCTTGGCGTTCGTGTTAAAGTCGTCCCGCGACGGTTGCCGTCCCTTGCCATCCCTTCCCTGGTCGGTCTGATAGCTGCGCGTGTAGTACAGGAGCACGGTAAGAATCACCTCCAGATACATGCTTCCCCGATACAAATTCTGATGCTCCGAATCGTCCCGCGCTTCCGTAAAACCTTTCCCGAAGATGTTCCGTCGATGACGTAGCAGCAGCGACTTGATCTGCCCGCTCGAAACGGATGTGGTCACCGAGAGGCACAAAAAGAAGCGAGCATCATTCGTGAGAATGTTGCGCAATGTTTCGATCGTGTACAGCACCTGCTTCGTATTGAACACGGACTCGTACACGAGAAAGTGCGTGTGGAAGGGATACAGCTTGTTTCCATTGCGCCAGCTCTTGATGCGAGTGAACGTCACCTTGGGAGGAGCTTTTTCTTCCTCACTGCCGGCCGCTCCCGACTCGCCCCCGGATgtgctggtggcggtggtcgTTGTGGTCATAGTAATGCTACCATCCTCGTTTGTGATCTCATCCGTGGTGATGGTTCCGTTTACCGAGGGCGATAACCCATTCGTTAGAGTATAGGAAGAGCCGGAAAGCAGCGAATCCTCACCAGCACCGGAGAGGTTCCCCGAGGAGATGAGATACGTCTTGCGATTGCGGAAACGATCGCTCGATTTGCTGATAAAGTCCACTATCGGACCGTCCTCCACGTACCGCTTAATAGGTTCATTGTCCACGTACCCTTCGGATCCTCGCAGTCTACTGTTGCGCTGTTTGCCTCTTGCATGTCCCGCGAAGTCCGATTCACTATCGTTTGTATCGTCCAGATCGGACGTTGATCGGTGAAATTCTTTCTTCCCCAGATGTGATGTTCCCCCCGGCGTTGCCAGAGAGCTCGGTTCCGATATACCACTGTCCATATCACCTGCTGCTAATAATCCCATGGAATTGGAACGATTTCTCATTCCAGCGCTCTTCGCCGACAATTGTTCCGACTCCAGCGGGTTGATAATCACCGAGATCTTTCCATACTGTCCTTCATCTTCTCCCTGCTCGGATGGCAAACCACCACCTTGCTGTGTCTTCTTTCCAACGCTCTCGTTCGTGACGTAGTTCGACACAATCAACTGTCCGCCACTGCCAGCCGTGCCGGATCGTCCCGAATCGCCTCCCTTAGagcttccaccaccaccaccaccgatggaAACGCCAAAGATCTTTTTCTGAATTGACCTGATAGGGCTTCGCTTCTTCCCCAACCCGGCAGCCGGATCCATGTGATACCGTATCTGACCGTCTTCCGAGCTGACCGCAAAGCAGGCCAGATTTAACTGCACATCCGCATCGGCCAGCAGCTCCTTTTCCCATTCGCTCACCGATCCACCGTTCGTCGTGCCATCGTCCAGCTCGGCTCCTGCGCCGGCACCTCGCAAACGCTTGGGACAGAAAACACTCAACCGTTTCGTGCTTTCGTTCAGCAGAATCTTCAGCAGTAACTTCAAGATGCGCCCGATATCGCCTCGCACTAGCGCTTCTCGTAGCCAGTTTGCTGTCTTCACCTGTATCGATACGTTTCTCGGCAGGGTAAGCGAATCCAGCACCAAGAACAGCAGCTTCTCGAACTCATTCCCGTGGTATGTGTCGCGGCCAAGCTTCCACAGCAGTTGAAACTTCCGGAAGCCCTCCGAATCGATTTTCAGTTCCGTCTTCGCCAACACCGGAATTTGCCACAGGGCGTGCAGTGCGGACGGATCCTTCCTCCGAACGGTGCGCTCCACCACGCCCCTATAGTGACCCTCGGCCGTCTCATCATCGTCAAACAAGCTTTGTGGGACGAGCAGACGATCGATTATGACATGCTCCGTAAACCGGCTGTCGAGACAGTTGTGTAGCCGGTACAGAAGTTGGCTGATGGTGCGTGCTTCCGGTCGAGACGCGTCCAGATACTCCCAAAGCATCGTGGTCAACACCTGGAACACTTTGGTACGTCGCTCCAAGCAGTTAACGTGCGACAACTTTAACAGAGGCATCATCAGCACGATCGTTTTCCCATTGCCGGAGTCTTTCGAcgatttcttcccattcgTGCGCAGTAAACCGATCATATCGATCAGCGTTTGGGCCGCTGAGAGCTGTGTGTCGAGATCGCTCACGAAGATCACTAGCACCGTAAGTGCTTTCAACCAACCGGGCACATCGTCCAACCGTTCCGCGTGTCCGCCCTCGTTACGATAGCTTGGAAATGAAGACATTTCCGTGAGCACATTACAGGCCAGCTTCAGCGCGTTTCGCAACGACTCACAGACGGGTGTACGAGAGACTCGCGACAGTTTGTCATTGCCCCGCACCAATTGCGTTATTTCGTACTCCTGCTTTCGACTCATTTCTCGAGCGGGCGCTTTCGCCGCGGGTGTTTCTGGTCGTCCTTCCACCGATTGAGCCAACATTGCAGTGAGCTTCACTCTCGAAGATTGCGCGTTTGTTAACAGCGTCTCAAACACTGCATCCAGCTCGCACATCAATGTGTTTATGACAACCAAATCCTGATCGTGCGCCGCGGCTGATGGGTCATTTGCGCTGAGAACAACGTTCCCCTGCAGACTGACTTGCTCTCCGCACGAACTGTCCACCTGAGACAACAGCTTGCGACATATGTACAGCTCGAAAAAGGACACATACTGCCGTATACAACGGTCCAAGATGGGACAGTCGGGTAGCTGAGCTACTGCAGCGGAACCAGCGCTTTCCGTGGACTGCACCTGTATGAGGATTCCTCTCCCAGCGAGTGCCGCTTCCTCCGCTCCATTACTGCCGGTACTGCTGCGACTTCGAGTACTGTTCGAGTTGCTGCTAtagctactgctactactgctggtggtgctgctatTACTACTGCAGCTGAACCGCTTCCGTCCCTCGATCGGCGGCTCCTCTTCCGCGCCACTCGCCAGCTCGTTTCCACTGACCCCGATGCCGTTTTCTAAGTTTGGCGTCGAACTCGCCCCACTTATCTTCACCTCTGACTCCGCATGGCTAAGCTTCGTTTTGCTACCCTTCAGCGAGCCCTCCCGGCTGGAGTTTAGCTCGCTCAGCTTCGTGTATGACTTGGACTTTTTGCTCTTTTTACTATACTTTCCACTGCTCGGACCAGATCCCGATCCTCCGCTGCCCTTCTTGTGCAATCCTTGGCTTGAGCTTGATCGCTGAAATGTGCCGTTCTCCAGCACCTGCAGAGACGTTTCGTGTATTTTGGAATCGCTGCTGCTCTTCTCCAGATTGTTACACTCTTTCGTCCCATCACTCTGCAGCCCTGTGGCATTCTGTGGAGTAGCACTGGCACTTCGACTCAGCGAAAGATCAAACACCTTTTCCGACATAATCATAGGCTGGATTTTGGACACTATCTTCACGAGCAACCGCAACGAGCTCGCTACCTCGACCGAATGCATATTGCTCTCGTAGGTCGTGAGCATGGAGATGAGCGATAGTAGGAACTTGGGCAGATGGACACGCGTCGTCTCGTTGTACATCTCCAGCGAGAGCGTCTCCAGTAGGAACTCAGTCAGATGGCAAACCTCCACCGTGGTGGCAGGGCCTGAATCGATCTGTATCGGGTCTGTGTCGGTACGCTGCCGCTCCGGCCGGATTGCGGCTTCACGGTACAACCGTGCCATGTAGTTCCATATGTACGCTGGATCGAACGTCGAGAACAGCAGGTTGGCGGACTTTTGCACCTCCAAGTTACCGTTGCACAGCGATATTGCACGAATGATGTCACAGAGCAGATCGTCCAGAATCCGGAGACCAATTTCTGCTTTGTCCAGCAACGAAATCAGTATCCGATACGGACTGAGATCAACTGGCGTGTGTGTTATGCTCTCCTTTAAGATCATTTTGAATGCGGCTATGAGGCGTTTTTTTGCGTGTCGCTCGAAATACGTGTTCGGATCGTAGGGTTCGGATGAATTGCCGGACGCAGAAGCGGCTACTGTGGTCGCGCCTTGCATATGTTTGCCCATGCTGGTGTCGGCGCCAAGCAGCCAAGAGTAAAGACGCCGGTTCAGCGACATGTCCCGTCGCAGGATCGTGTTGAGAGCCGTCTTGACCAGTCGCGTAGTGTACATCTCCGAGAGCAGTGGATCGTGCATGGGAAAGGCCAGCAGTAGAAATTCGAGTGTGTTCCGCTGTACCAGTATAACGGCATCGTTCAGACAACTGCAGAGCCCGTTCACCATTAGCTCCACACTGCTGCCCAACAGTTCTCGTTGGGCGGCGCAGGGCATCTTCTTGTTGTAGTGCTCCAGCACGTACGTAATGGCTGGCAACCGGACGGACGCATTCGTCACAATGCACTCCCACAGACAGGTGTAAAAGCATTCCAACTGCACAGCGATGCACACCTTATCCAGCAGCTGGTTCGTACGCTCAAAGTGATCCTGGCCGGCTTCCAGGCCAGGGAACACACCACTCAGAAATCCGCTCAGTGCGGGTCGTAGCTTCTCGCCGAGCGGTACGAAGTACTTCTCGTAGATCGATAGCAGGGTTGGTCGCACGTTCATGGCCGAGTACCCCAGCAGCGGAAACAATCCTGCACTGTAGATAAACAGCTCGTGTGCGAGCCTTTCCACCCCGACATTGCTGAAGATGACGTCGTACGACTCGAGTGCCTTCAGATGCACACCCGACGGTAGTGCCGGATGCATGCATTGTGCCAGCCGTTTGGAAATCTTGATCCGTCGCGGAATGATTTGATACTGTGCGTTCGAGGAGATCACTTTGTTCAGCTTGCCTAGCGCCGAGATGAGATCGGCCCATTCGCTGGAATATTCAAAGTTCTTCAGCGCCTTATCTATGTTCGAGATGTACACGCGGTACTTTTGTTGCTTCATCAGATCGTACTCTTCCATCATGCCGGACCCGTTTGCGGTGTCCATGGTTGGCAGCGTGTCGCGTTTTACACCTTTTGGACCGCTTGACGAAGCTAAAAAGAGAAGgagagcaacagaaaaaagaatgaaaattcAAAACTTCTGAACAAACACACGTTTGgaggttgtttgttttaacaGGTCCCACCGCTTCACCGACATCCGCTGGAGACAGGGGAAAAAAGACAAGCATAACCCGCACATCGTACCACATGTTGCATAGCATTTTTTTGGGGGCAACATGGCGATAACACCACGACGGAGACACACCACCGAAAAACCGGTCGTTCCAGGAAACTTCAGCGATTCGGTGTGAATCCCCCATCCGAAGTAGTAGATACCGATCGGGTTGGAGTGCCGATTGCACGGTGTGAAGAAGATATCGATGCGTGGTGGTTGTGCATTATGGAGATGTAAAAAGCACACGCAACCAACCCAACTGTATTGACTTCAAGAAAGCAAGATAAGTAGTCGGGTGTAATGCACACGGACTCTGTCAATGGGAAGATAAATCGCCTAAGGCCACAAGAGATATCCTCACTGTCTGGTTCGTTAGGTAAACATCCTCCACTCTTCTACCGTTTCGTTTATCGATAAGCTCGCAGATATTCGAATCCCTCCTGCTGGTGAAGGTTGTTCTACCACCATCTGGCTGCTGGCCTGCTAGCGAACGACTTCAAGGTGTTCACCCGTCTTGAACACACCTTGCTTTTTCTTGCTGCGCGTTTTCATGGTGCTCCATCAAACTGCTACCAGAACACAAATCCGAGTAGGTCTGAGGTTGCAAAATTCGCCTTTTCCTAAACACTCTGCTTCCAACACGGCACAATACGCAGTGCTCGGTTGCTAGATGATGACGACAGCGACGACTGGCTGCTAATAAGCGACGACCCCCTCCAgtggtcgttgtcgtcgtcgtcgtcgtagtgTCGTGATGGTGGATCCACATCGCACAGGGTcgcacacacagcagcagcagcagcagcatagcaAAAGGTGATTTACACTACACCATTGTGTGCATGATTGGTGACTGTGGGGTGGTGGGGTACTCCCCGTACTCGCTGCTAGCTAGTTGATGCAATTTTCGTGTGATTCAACAAAAACCTATCAGCACCGACCGGTGGGCGGAAGGAGCAGCGGGCGTAGGGTTCGAAAATATGCCTTTGTATTTGCGTTATACGCGTTGTCGAACGATTCTGATAAGAGCTAGGGCCGGAACGGGTCGAAAATTCCGATAGTGGGTTGCCGTTTTCATCATAGAACAAACAAATCGACAGGCTCGGGGAGGTTTGACTCATCTAACTGCACTAGGAGGACGACATAGGTGGACCAGCCCAACTTCTAGCGAAACGTTACGATCGCAGAACGAGCGGCAGGAACGGCAGGTATATTGCGATGTTCCTTTAGCCAACATTCAGGGCACCGAACCACTCACCGACACAGTACAGTTATCTGTGGTGCGTTGTATGCGCAAGGGTGGGAAAGGCGGAGAACACACCAATCGAATTACGAACACCCCCGACTGGCTTGCCATAACACACTTCCCGGTCGCCTACTATTCGCGAGAAAACTTATGCGTAGTTACGTGCATTACTGCGCCTGGGGCCGTTGGCGCTCTAGGGTTGCTACGATTGTACCCCACATACATATATTGTCAGATCCGTTATCCATAAGCCGCGAGAGCTGGCTCCCATTCATTACTTACGTGTGTTTCTTCTTCACGACTGCTCTCTCATGTGCCCGTTTCCACTACGCGCCAGCACCCCCAGTTTCTGGAACAGCTGGCTTACCCGGACACCCTCCtcccctccacacacacacgcacacacacactgccgtTTGCTCTTTAGCGCACTTGATCTATTTCTTTGTGTGATCCACTTTGCTGCTCCTACTGCCGATGCTCGCACCGCGCATCATAATATCTCTTGTGGgatggttttgtggttttccaAAAACTCacttcacaaacacacacgcagacactCAGATACACAACTCCACGGTGCCACCCACCCAATTCTTGGTGGCGAGCGAAGATGCTTTTCCCGATGCGAAACTGCGGACgaaatgttgtgtgttgtgtgcgcgaagcagaagaaaaaaatcgatgATGTCAACGTAGATAAACAAGGTCTCGCACACAGTTTGACAGCGCACACAGAACAAAATACCCATTGTGCTTTGCTTCTCACGGAGACGGAGCAGCAATTGCAACCACAATTCACTCGCTGCGGTGACCTTTTTCGTGGCGGAGCGTGGCGTAAGGTCAATCCGTTCTGGGTTTTCTGCGAAACTGCAGCCGCGCGCGGTCCACGCGTCCGTTTGCTTTCGCGTTCTCACAATTGCCTTTGTTGACCTCCAGTGCggcgagtgtgtgagtgtgtattgCTATTTacgtgtttttccttctctgtctctcttttgTTCTTGTTCCCCAATTTGACACACCACGTCAAAGTGAcgttttggggggaaaacaaACTCAACTGTCAAACTGCGGGTCTGCGCAGCTTCCATCCCCCCTTCTCCCTCCCACATTGTTGAACCAGAAATGCACCCCCATCAATATTGGGGATGAAGGTGGCAAAAGGAAGCCTCGCAAATGTCATCGGGTGCAGAAAAAAGGATAATGCGAGGGTTGAAAACAGACCACTGAAACACTCTCGCGTAGCATTCCTGTACAGTGTAATCTAATAGACGGGAGGTGAAGATTGCAGAACCGATTCAGATAATGGTGAAACGCACCTAGGACACGGGTTGGTCAaggcgtgtttgtgtgtgcgtgcgcgagtgtgtgtggtggccCGTATCCGGTGCAGGCAAAAGGATTCTCCCACCCAGCAAAAGGAGGCCACACTCGCCGACCCGATTATGAAACTAGGTCCCTGTCCCGTGAACGTGCAGCAGCGAGCAGCGTGAATCGCAACGGGAAAGCGCTCTGGCTATCTTCGATTGGTGGCAACGACGTCGACGGTGGGGTCGGTGGTGGCTCGCGCTACCACGGATCGGTCAGATGGGCATGAATAAGGCGCTGCTAGTGTTTATTGTGGCCAGCGGGTTTCTACTGTTTATCTACGCCAACAGTAGCGTTTTCAATCGGCACCTGGTGCAGAAGGATGCGCCGGAACggttggcggcggcggcagcagcggcCCTGGTACACCACAaccatcagcaccaccacAAACCGCACGAGGGGAAGCACCGGAATGGGACGGGAAGCGAAAACGGCACGAGCGATATCGCGGCAAGCAAGCTGAAGCGCGTGAAGTACGTTTCCAAGGGCACGAACGACACGGAGTACAACATCTTCCTGATCTACACGAAGGAAAGCCAAAACCTGATCCTGCACAGTCAGCTGGAGCTGTTTCTGCGCAGCCTGCTGAAGTACAGCACGATCGAGCTGCATCTGCACATCATCACGGACGAGCAGAGCGAACGATCGGCGGAAGAGCTGATCAAGCAGCAGATCGAGCGATTTCACCGAACCGCATTCTACACGCTGTACGATGTGCGGGACTGTGCGGAGAAGATCAGCGACATCGTGCATGGCATGATGCCACTGTTCAACTACCGGTCCGGCAGCTACTACAGCGATGCCTTATTTCTGCTGTCGCTTGGGCTGCACCGTATCGTCGATCGGAACATGCGCCGGGCGATTCTGATCGACTGTGATGTCGTGTTTCGGGCATCCGTAAAGGAACTGTTCGATCAGTTCGAGCTGTTCGCACCGGACCAGCTGTTCGGGTTGGCTCCTGAGCTGACGCCCGTGTATCGACATGTCCTTTCCCGCTATCGGATGAACAATCCACAGACCATCTTCGGAAGTCCTTACTACATGGACAAACTACCCGAGCAATCGGACGTACTGCCGGCATCTGCGAACGAAGTGTCGCACAGCATGAAAGCAGCAGCGAGCAGTGAGATTCGACGGCATGGATACCCGGGATTGAACTCCGGGGTCGTCATGCTACACCTGGATCGCATTCGACGGTCGCGACTGTACGAAGAGATCATCAAGGAGTCGACGGTGAAGAACATGGCGGATAAATATTCCTTCCAGGGCCATCTGGGCGATCAGGACTTTTACACGCTGATGGGATTCGAGTTTCCCGGGCTGATCTATCGGTTGGATTGCGTGTGGAACCGGCAGCTGTGCACGTGGTGGCGAGAGCACGGCTACAGCGACATCTTCGATCGGTACTTCCACTGTGAAGGCACGGTCAAGATCTACCACGGCAACTGCAACACGCGGGCACCGGAATAGGTCGCTCTCGCTCCATCTATCTGTCCTCCTTCTCTCTTTGAATCCTCCGACTCGTATGTGTTCGTACATTCCAGTACACCCCCCAGCGTCCATTTGTTCTTCGACATTCCATAACTGTAGAAGCGTTCCGTTTGGCCATAGTAGCATCTAGGCGAGTAAAGTTTGTTGTAGGATGAGTTAAGTCCGATCTCAGCGCGTCTCTTTGCGCctaaacaacacacacacacacacacgcacggtcGGTCGTATCCTTTTGGCACGATGGATTAGGcggttttatgtttgtttgtttgtctcctAGACGCCCCAGCTCTTCCATGACGCGCCTATCGATCGTATAACGAATCGTATAGCGGGTTTGTCGGAAGTTTTTAAGAAGAACGACACGTGTCTACGTCCGTGTGCAATAATGACTTCGTTCTTGTGcctttgttttaattgttttgtccGTAGTTTTACGCTAGTTTCCTCTTGTTATGCAACGAAATGATTTTATATTGTTAGCCCTTAGTTAGTTTTAGCCGCGCCTAGTGCATTTATACACTCTCGTTAGCTGTCAGTGTGACCGTGTTGAATTGCTAGAGGGAATTGAGCCGACATGGTTTTAACTAATGCGAAACCCGTGCATTTTTTGCCAGTAGGGAGTGAACGAATAAGAATCAAATTAGGTTAGGTCgtacaacaaaacagaagaacaAACGCGTACCACGCAACATCGCAGAATCTCTTCAATACCGT
It contains:
- the LOC118512043 gene encoding protein dopey-1 homolog isoform X1, producing MKTRSKKKQASSSGPKGVKRDTLPTMDTANGSGMMEEYDLMKQQKYRVYISNIDKALKNFEYSSEWADLISALGKLNKVISSNAQYQIIPRRIKISKRLAQCMHPALPSGVHLKALESYDVIFSNVGVERLAHELFIYSAGLFPLLGYSAMNVRPTLLSIYEKYFVPLGEKLRPALSGFLSGVFPGLEAGQDHFERTNQLLDKVCIAVQLECFYTCLWECIVTNASVRLPAITYVLEHYNKKMPCAAQRELLGSSVELMVNGLCSCLNDAVILVQRNTLEFLLLAFPMHDPLLSEMYTTRLVKTALNTILRRDMSLNRRLYSWLLGADTSMGKHMQGATTVAASASGNSSEPYDPNTYFERHAKKRLIAAFKMILKESITHTPVDLSPYRILISLLDKAEIGLRILDDLLCDIIRAISLCNGNLEVQKSANLLFSTFDPAYIWNYMARLYREAAIRPERQRTDTDPIQIDSGPATTVEVCHLTEFLLETLSLEMYNETTRVHLPKFLLSLISMLTTYESNMHSVEVASSLRLLVKIVSKIQPMIMSEKVFDLSLSRSASATPQNATGLQSDGTKECNNLEKSSSDSKIHETSLQVLENGTFQRSSSSQGLHKKGSGGSGSGPSSGKYSKKSKKSKSYTKLSELNSSREGSLKGSKTKLSHAESEVKISGASSTPNLENGIGVSGNELASGAEEEPPIEGRKRFSCSSNSSTTSSSSSSYSSNSNSTRSRSSTGSNGAEEAALAGRGILIQVQSTESAGSAAVAQLPDCPILDRCIRQYVSFFELYICRKLLSQVDSSCGEQVSLQGNVVLSANDPSAAAHDQDLVVINTLMCELDAVFETLLTNAQSSRVKLTAMLAQSVEGRPETPAAKAPAREMSRKQEYEITQLVRGNDKLSRVSRTPVCESLRNALKLACNVLTEMSSFPSYRNEGGHAERLDDVPGWLKALTVLVIFVSDLDTQLSAAQTLIDMIGLLRTNGKKSSKDSGNGKTIVLMMPLLKLSHVNCLERRTKVFQVLTTMLWEYLDASRPEARTISQLLYRLHNCLDSRFTEHVIIDRLLVPQSLFDDDETAEGHYRGVVERTVRRKDPSALHALWQIPVLAKTELKIDSEGFRKFQLLWKLGRDTYHGNEFEKLLFLVLDSLTLPRNVSIQVKTANWLREALVRGDIGRILKLLLKILLNESTKRLSVFCPKRLRGAGAGAELDDGTTNGGSVSEWEKELLADADVQLNLACFAVSSEDGQIRYHMDPAAGLGKKRSPIRSIQKKIFGVSIGGGGGGSSKGGDSGRSGTAGSGGQLIVSNYVTNESVGKKTQQGGGLPSEQGEDEGQYGKISVIINPLESEQLSAKSAGMRNRSNSMGLLAAGDMDSGISEPSSLATPGGTSHLGKKEFHRSTSDLDDTNDSESDFAGHARGKQRNSRLRGSEGYVDNEPIKRYVEDGPIVDFISKSSDRFRNRKTYLISSGNLSGAGEDSLLSGSSYTLTNGLSPSVNGTITTDEITNEDGSITMTTTTTATSTSGGESGAAGSEEEKAPPKVTFTRIKSWRNGNKLYPFHTHFLVYESVFNTKQVLYTIETLRNILTNDARFFLCLSVTTSVSSGQIKSLLLRHRRNIFGKGFTEARDDSEHQNLYRGSMYLEVILTVLLYYTRSYQTDQGRDGKGRQPSRDDFNTNAKIQLECIELMTTIFGELLAVVRDVGKNLANYVADLLDKCKVQKIVLYCLASSVNYFSSPGGYTCPADEVLRYSDPESTRQNAEAYQIELLRLLLALLKLEHEITLQRADGGEGAAATAAASGTPNIAGSSTASGKSGSSGTTSSASPTKVAPETKRTYRYTPNLLLAQQPMFLSTILSALACDRLQHVHKNWTDMITACLTCLPPGNLTNIVISVIHQLCNNLDRVTRRDRILVQSIDYIVSQLEAITVLAHYCLLDSSQQISLASMFNASTGSSNGLTSAAANQSGQIINNIMNVFLSYSSSLLSGGVNQQVKKNHQEVAKAAILSHLPRIIITIATLWETSISDFRRGKHQLLEFLSPISMHYGTNFLTAIAVAWYERSNNDASGKAPATASEGAANEASDVDFFDIMSKALPQASDNQLLLVKLITGIRIMSVDSFIQTMHQVIKSPPPIYQPPAGLNLEVSALELLYFFLISGVSPAQYTDCWSSLYALLKDCLGLQITAQFVALSILNEFVQRCPTMPFSDKKDLRDLHDVTSRLVEAVSNVAGSCLEQTTWLRRNLSVKEEFSSIESTGKDGLLMPSSQHYSIQAQSILANILASLLDVAFSSQEKDKVTAIVTGVMYNIVPYLKTHTVKNIPTFHACSNLLASLSTYQYIRKAWRKDALDLLLDTAFFQMDSRCLPYWKTILDSLMTCDNTTFRDLMNRLPLAQTGTLNIFTSKEQEYEQRALVLKRLAFIIFCSEVDQYHKYMPEIQEQLANSLRLPQVVPLIQSAVFLCFRVLLLRMSADHVTSLWPIIIAEMVQVFLSIEQELLTDTEEFRSQSSQHIRMLSGLDTAWVTNTSNGLYSYGHPHWRMVQLETAKLLELGCVLPATILPHFQMYRWAFVSSQNENLHKTGGYDEKKMAFIPHVSRISQLMDLRYTSHSPKTQTTKGKHIMLTCQSINTLQDLYGFFSTLSMRWPSHISYSDTDKDTKQCLEEVELVLALDFLEKIPSTK